A region from the Acomys russatus chromosome 24, mAcoRus1.1, whole genome shotgun sequence genome encodes:
- the LOC127207374 gene encoding olfactory receptor 5W2-like isoform X2, whose product MDKENCSSFPEFFLLGITSKHDMKAVSFMVFLVVYLTILLENLGMITLIRMDPQLHTPMYFFLSHLSFSDLCYSTAVGPRMLVDLLAEKHSITFVGCFLQLLFVYVFIDVECMLLAVMAFDRYKAISNPLLYAVDMSSKVCYQFLTLIYLASAVDGLIHTTLAFSLCFCGSTQINHFFCDLPPLYLLSCSDTQINELVVFTLFGFIELSTISGVLVSYGYIISSVLKISSAGGRFKAFSTCASHLTAVGIFQGTMLFMYFRPSSAYSLDQDKMTSVFYLLTIPMMNPLIYSLWSRI is encoded by the exons atggacaaagagaACTGttcttcatttccagaattctttCTCTTGGGAATTACAAGTAAGCATGACATGAAAGCAGTCTCATTCATGGTGTTTCTGGTTGTTTATCTCACTATTCTGTTGGAAAACTTAGGAATGATCACATTGATCAGAATGGATCCCCAGCTTCACACAccaatgtacttcttcctcagccacctctctttctctgacctctgctaTTCCACTGCAGTTGGACCAAGGATGCTGGTGGACCTACTTGCTGAAAAACATTCAATTACTTTTGTTGGCTGTTTCCTACAGCTCTTGTTTGTCTATGTCTTTATAGATGTTGAATGCATGCTGCTGGCTGTGATGGCTTTTGATCGATACAAGGCCATCAGTAACCCCTTGCTTTATGCTGTGGACATGTCCAGCAAAGTCTGCTACCAATTCTTAACATTAATCTACCTGGCAAGTGCTGTAGATGGTTTGATCCATACAACATTGGCATTCAGTTTATGTTTTTGTGGCTCTACCCAGATTAatcatttcttctgtgatttaCCACCACTTTACCTCCTTTCCTGCTCTGACACACAAATTAATGAGCTGGTTGTATTTACCCTTTTTGGATTCATTGAACTGAGCACCATCTCAGGAGTCCTTGTATCTTATGGTTACATCATCTCATCTGTCTTAAAGATTAGCTCTGCTGGGGGCCGTTTCAAAGCTTTCTccacctgtgcctcccacctGACTGCAGTTGGGATCTTCCAGGGGACCATGCTCTTCATGTATTTCAGACCAAGTTCTGCCTACTCTCTAGACCAAGACAAAATGACCTCGGTCTTTTACCTGCTCACTATACCCATGATGAACCCTCTGATTTACAGCCTATGGTCAAGGAT ttaa
- the LOC127207376 gene encoding olfactory receptor 5W2-like, translated as MDKRNCSSFTEFLLLGITSNPVMEVVLFIIFLLIYIIILVANLGMIILIRMDPQLHTPMYFFLSHLSFSDLCYSTAVGPKMLVDLMAKQKSISFLGCALQLFTFCIFIDAECVLLAVMAFDRYKAISNPLMYAADMSRGFCYQLLAGVYVLGMTDTLMNTITTFGLCFCRSNEINHFFCDFPPIMSLSCSDTYASELAIFVFSGFVELCTISGLLVSYCYIITSVLKICSAEGRFKAFSTCASHLTTVAIFQGTLLFMYFRPSSSYSLDQDKITSLFYTLVIPMLNPLIYSLRNKDVKEALYKLRNKWSFK; from the coding sequence ATGGACAAAAGAAACTGCTCTTCATTCACAGAGTTTCTTTTATTGGGAATTACCAGTAATCCTGTCATGGAAGTAGTTCTATTCATCATATTTCTTCTCATCTATATCATTATTCTTGTCGCCAATCTTGGAATGATCATTTTGATCAGGATGGACCCCCAGCTTCACACAccaatgtacttcttcctcagccaccTCTCTTTCTCAGACCTCTGCTATTCCACTGCAGTTGGACCAAAGATGCTGGTGGACCTAATGGCGAAACAAAAATCTATATCTTTTCTTGGCTGTGCCTTGCAATTATTCACATTCTGTATTTTTATAGATGCTGAGTGTGTGCTGCTGGCAGTGATGGCCTTTGATCGGTACAAGGCCATCAGCAATCCCCTGATGTATGCTGCAGACATGTCCAGGGGATTTTGCTACCAACTCCTTGCTGGAGTGTATGTACTAGGAATGACAGATACTCTGATGAATACTATAACAACCTTTGGGTTATGTTTTTGTAGGTCAAATGAGATTAatcatttcttctgtgatttccCCCCTATCATGTCACTGTCTTGCTCAGATACATATGCCAGTGAACTagcaatatttgtgttttctgggtTTGTTGAGCTGTGCACCATTTCGGGACTCCTTGTCTCTTACTGTTACATCATCACCTCAGTCTTGAAGATCTGCTCTGCTGAGGGGAGGTTCAAAGCTTTCTccacctgtgcctcccacctGACTACAGTTGCCATTTTTCAGGGAACTCTGCTCTTTATGTATTTCCGGCCAAGTTCTTCCTACTCCCTAGATCAAGACAAGATAACTTCACTGTTTTACACCCTGGTGATTCCCATGCTCAACCCTCTGATTTACAGCCTGAGGAACAAGGATGTGAAAGAAGCCCTctataaactgagaaataaatggtcatttaaataa
- the LOC127207374 gene encoding olfactory receptor 5W2-like isoform X1, which translates to MDKENCSSFPEFFLLGITSKHDMKAVSFMVFLVVYLTILLENLGMITLIRMDPQLHTPMYFFLSHLSFSDLCYSTAVGPRMLVDLLAEKHSITFVGCFLQLLFVYVFIDVECMLLAVMAFDRYKAISNPLLYAVDMSSKVCYQFLTLIYLASAVDGLIHTTLAFSLCFCGSTQINHFFCDLPPLYLLSCSDTQINELVVFTLFGFIELSTISGVLVSYGYIISSVLKISSAGGRFKAFSTCASHLTAVGIFQGTMLFMYFRPSSAYSLDQDKMTSVFYLLTIPMMNPLIYSLWSRMC; encoded by the coding sequence atggacaaagagaACTGttcttcatttccagaattctttCTCTTGGGAATTACAAGTAAGCATGACATGAAAGCAGTCTCATTCATGGTGTTTCTGGTTGTTTATCTCACTATTCTGTTGGAAAACTTAGGAATGATCACATTGATCAGAATGGATCCCCAGCTTCACACAccaatgtacttcttcctcagccacctctctttctctgacctctgctaTTCCACTGCAGTTGGACCAAGGATGCTGGTGGACCTACTTGCTGAAAAACATTCAATTACTTTTGTTGGCTGTTTCCTACAGCTCTTGTTTGTCTATGTCTTTATAGATGTTGAATGCATGCTGCTGGCTGTGATGGCTTTTGATCGATACAAGGCCATCAGTAACCCCTTGCTTTATGCTGTGGACATGTCCAGCAAAGTCTGCTACCAATTCTTAACATTAATCTACCTGGCAAGTGCTGTAGATGGTTTGATCCATACAACATTGGCATTCAGTTTATGTTTTTGTGGCTCTACCCAGATTAatcatttcttctgtgatttaCCACCACTTTACCTCCTTTCCTGCTCTGACACACAAATTAATGAGCTGGTTGTATTTACCCTTTTTGGATTCATTGAACTGAGCACCATCTCAGGAGTCCTTGTATCTTATGGTTACATCATCTCATCTGTCTTAAAGATTAGCTCTGCTGGGGGCCGTTTCAAAGCTTTCTccacctgtgcctcccacctGACTGCAGTTGGGATCTTCCAGGGGACCATGCTCTTCATGTATTTCAGACCAAGTTCTGCCTACTCTCTAGACCAAGACAAAATGACCTCGGTCTTTTACCTGCTCACTATACCCATGATGAACCCTCTGATTTACAGCCTATGGTCAAGGATGTGTTAG
- the LOC127207337 gene encoding olfactory receptor 5W2-like yields the protein MDKGNCSSSPEFLLLGITSNPEAKMFLFTIFLVVYLTNLLTNLGMIILIRMDPQLHTPMYFFLSHLSFSDLCYSTAVGPKMLVDLLSKKTSIPFFGCAMQFFTFCIFIDAECVLLAVMAFDRYKAISNPLLYAVDMSRRVCFQLLAAVYSVALADALVHTTLTFHLCFCGSNEINHFFCDIPPVLVLSCSDTQVNVLVIFTVFGFIELSTISGVLVSYCYIISSVLKISSAAGRLKAFSTCTSHLTAVAIFQGTMLFMYFRPSSSYSLDQDKVTSLFYTLVIPMLNPLIYSLRNKDVKEALQRVKIKMCLQ from the coding sequence ATGGACAAGGGGAACTGCTCCTCATCGCCAGAATTTCTCCTCTTGGGAATTACCAGTAACCCTGAGgcgaaaatgtttttattcactATATTTCTAGTTGTTTATCTCACTAACCTGCTAACAAATCTTGGAATGattattttaataagaatggATCCTCAGCTTCACACCccaatgtacttcttcctcagccacctctctttctctgatcTCTGCTATTCCACTGCAGTTGGACCCAAGATGCTTGTAGACCTCCTGTCCAAGAAAACGTCCATTCCATTTTTTGGCTGTGCCATGCAGTTCTTCACTTTCTGTATCTTTATAGATGCTGAGTGTGTGCTGCTGGCAGTGATGGCCTTTGATAGATACAAGGCCATTAGCAATCCCCTACTGTATGCAGTAGACATGTCTAGGAGGGTTTGCTTCCAATTATTGGCTGCTGTTTATTCTGTAGCGTTAGCAGATGCTTTAGTACATACAACATTGACATTCCATTTATGTTTCTGTGGGTCTAATGAGATTAATCATTTCTTCTGTGATATTCCTCCAGTGTTAGTCCTGTCTTGTTCAGATACACAGGTCAATGTATTAGTCATATTCACTGTTTTTGGTTTCATTGAACTGAGCACAATTTCAGGAGTTCTTGTCTCTTATTGTTACATCATCTCCTCTGTCTTGAAGATTAGCTCTGCTGCTGGGAGGTTAAAAGCTTTCTCCACCTGCACCTCACACCTGACTGCAGTGGCAATTTTCCAAGGAACTATGCTTTTCATGTACTTCCGCCCAAGTTCTTCCTACTCCCTAGATCAAGATAAAGTGACCTCCCTTTTTTATACACTTGTAATTCCCATGTTAAACCCTCTTATTTATAGTTTGAGGAACAAAGATGTGAAAGAGGCACTCCAaagagtaaaaattaaaatgtgtttacaaTAA